Part of the Vigna angularis cultivar LongXiaoDou No.4 chromosome 1, ASM1680809v1, whole genome shotgun sequence genome, tctcactttctttttttcttttctttttctactcaccttctcaatcttcacacaaattttctttctctcttctctctcaaccacttctttttctttttcttcatctttatctttctcactcaactcttctttctcttttctctctaccttTTCCTCATCGccccctatttttttctcatcaagaatcttgtcactttcagtgataatggcttgcccttcctccttagggttaactttagtattaacctcatcattcaatctctgattAATGGAATGAAgctgcatctccatccttttacatgattcttcaatgcttttctgagtagcgtcagaatttttcaaaaattgttgaagggtgtcatccaaacttcctgatagaaaggtttgttgctgttgcttgttaaattgcccagtttgtccagcttgcccactttgttcctgaccaatacttgggtgtggtttccacccttgattgtagctcccttgacggtactgattggtcatgtagtttacatcctctacggcttcaactggaaaggcacattgaccattgatatggtcacctccacacaattcgcaTAACTGGGATTgtacctgtgcaacagtctttaactcttgtggcaattgttcaagtatatttgagagattctccaattgttgagttattaacttgttctgagctatcaaggcatcattggattgcaactgtagaactcctttttgttgaatatgagctcctctttcactgttccacttattgttattagtagtcatgttttcaattatttctgtggcttcctctggagtcttccatttgatattgcctccagctgaggcgtccaacatcatcttggtttgtgaaccaagacctccaaggaagattaggactacttctccttcgttaaatccatgcgtgggagtctttcgtaataggcttttatacctgtcccatgcatgccccagtgattcttccatgccttgtctaaatgaagagatctcttgcttccctttgttgattttaaagctttgttgctgccattgttgttgtggttggttctcaaattgtccagcagcttgccaaaattggctttgatccatgcttgagtcatgttcccaccagtggttgagattactttggtagaattgagtgcccatatagttaaattcttgaccaaattgcattctgtagacattaggcacaaaaccctaaaaacaattgttagcacaaaaagatataggagaagatataagattcagagaataaaataaaataaaaataaaaacagaaaataaaataaaataaaataaaaacaaaaaagaaaaaaaaaataaaaacagaaattcaaatttaaagtcaaagataatcaataatcacacaaattaaccagttaaaccacgagtccccggcagcggcgccaaaaacttgatggacaaatttatgaacaccaaaatatgatgtcacaaacttgttttcaaatcggcaagtatgaccgaatcgttcaagtaataaaacttggtaagaccaagtatcgttcttcccaaaggactcacgacctagtttagttatgtgatttcttgattagctaagacttaggacgaaatatttgaggttttatatgcaaaaacgaaaataaacatgtatgcatgaatttgatcaatggctaaaacaaaagacacacaccttcaatgaaatatattgatgaatatgttgttgggggtcaatttcatcttattcactctcacatattttaggaattcacattcaaatcatcattgttaatgccactctctaaagtacctttctagaaggcttctccccaatcacgagttcatacaattcctagcattcctaatgatcagttcataagtgcaggagcttaacgacaaccaataaaatattgggagaaattccccggatctagacttccccgtacgcgcccgtatcgacaaaaccaataatcatgcatcgaatgagttaaacaatgcaagcattaagcaaagaggaaaaaccctaactaatgatgaaagaaagcatagatcttaaataaaagatgtaaaaacagattccatatatgagagcttcaaaagattacattgattccccaacaaacatacaaggtttagttcaccatattcatggtgaaactagatgaataataatgaaagaatgaaagagatagaaaaaccctagaaagagaagaggagagccgtcaccatctcccaatctacccccaaggggtgaaaagtgtgtttctacttcctcccagccaaagatacaaaccctaggacgtgcaagtccttaaatagggcataaaaataacataaaacaagtccaagcccataaaaacaaaagaaaaccggtccaagcccacttagaatggcgctcagcggtattttaccgctgagcggtaataccgcatgatccattttgcccccagctgctggttttgcccctcagcggtgatttttgcacctgaaaagtgccgctcaacggtattttaccgctcaacgccactcggtcacacgttttctgcgttctggttggtttttcagcattctggttgactggttgacttttctggttgactggttgacttttctggttgactggttgacttttctggttgactggttgacttttttggtttctggttgacttttcagcactccaatcattcggtatttcaattcttctttcaaatcattcaattagcctacaaaatcaagggaatcttgcataaaaccattaaattcactttcaactctcttattctcaaaactaaagcaaaaatatgatttcaagctagtttataagtcttaaaggttgcttttggtatcaaatttaagcataaaaataacggtttttcaaccgttatcagccatccaatactttgcaagaggattcagatcagtcctcctaatgttaaccactgagccagatctattcctttggaagtgtcctccaggtatgcACAATACtctctctacatcctcaaaatgcgcaccttcctccatgcaaagagcaaactagcactgctcaccagcccacacagtaacCAGGAAGTTATtaatagaatcaggatcatacctgatagcatggcctctaacatagcccagataattttcagctggataatcaccaatcttctttgcgttggtgtagaattcttttaccacagctatgttggcaggtgcaggatatgtggctagctttccccagtcattccctaacaattgctctccaaattgaggagcaaagtttgGTATCATTCCAGCttttctctccataaggagtctcCTGTCTTGCACCACtttgaagtgcttctcatgtttccgagagaggaacctactagagtggggctgttctggttccttttcctttctcttggttgccatggttttcaatcttttaccTGAAGatgatgccattcctgcattcaaacacagatacaaaaccacagaacatgatgttaaacattagtaaaacacagaacacaactcctttcgaagctaaaccaccgctgagggtcagaattacccctcagcgccaccagtaccaTGTTCCAGGACGCAACCAAGCAAAAACTCaagtctggcagagtgccgctcagcggcaatttacccctgagcggtaactctgcagaatttttaaaaacctcttttaagctgtcctaactccacccaaatgcaattttcagttttccagatcataatcatgcagtttaatcggttcaaacatcaattatatcatcaaatcatgcatagaaactAAAACCCCTAactattcatgctttgacaatcacactcaaaatcaagaaccctagaatgaacaaaatgctttttacttacttgggtggagatactagatgcaatgagaatgcttccaagctagaatgctctcttccaaccccaaactttgatggcacactagtgaaaaagtgagtggaagagaaattttcttaagagggaagagggaaaagatgtggaaaaccttggaaaaggtgtgtgggagtgtttgtgcagagaagagcttggaaagaaaacctaaaacacagcttagggtataaaaataccctaatgggctcgggttccgctgaggggaactaaagcccattctgcgagagtaccgctcagcggcactttcgtgaagtgctcttctctttcttttcttaacctacgtgcctcctagacatgcccctcactggtcccctgcaattcaatgtttaaaatacttatgcaaaccctattatgcaactaaaatgaaacaaacaaaaatcaatcaatcaactgggttgcctcccaggtagcgcttgtttaacgtcacgagcctgacccaaaatccaccaacacccatcagtaggtgcaaaattttctcaccaacacccatcagtaggtgttacaatcttagcatccttcagtagatgctatatccacctagcatccttcagtagatgctattttcaacaaaatagttacaaaaataatgtccacaaattaaagattacaaaaccaagataaaatcaaaagttcttaaatcactgggttgcctcccaacaagcgctcttttaacgtcattagcttgacccagtaaagctcaaattccttcttctttttcttcttcctactgaacttcttcagaaatttgatcaaaccaggaacctgttgcagtgtctcaatcataggaactttaatctccaatttcttgaagatttccataaagcacttacatttcttttccttcctatgattcttctttagatgaggatgggatttttcatatgatttcttcttctttcctctcatcttctttttcttacgctTCCTCTCTCCAAATTTTctcgttttcttttcttttatttttttcttcccttctctttttctcctcaacttctttattttcacacacattttctttctctcttctctctcaaccacttctttttctttttcttcatctttatctttctcactcaactcttctttttcttttctctctatcttttcctcatctctctctattttttcttcaGCAAAagtcttgtcactttcagtgacaatggcttggccttcctccttaaggttaacttcagtattaaccttaacATTCAAtttctgactaatgtaacgaaggttcatctccatccttttacatgattcttcaatgcttttctgaatagagtcggaatttttcaaaaatcgttgaagggtgtcatccaaattTACTAATAGAGAGGgttgtggtggcggcctatcaaattcttcgacagcttgagtgcttttgtgatgacaattaggtatctgtatgtactgttgaactgcctcctccaacgttatccttcttcccgatagagagggtttttgctgccattgttaTGGTGgttgattcttaaattgtttgacagcttgccaaaattgatcattatccatgcttgagtgagatcCCACCAATAgttgaaattaccttagtagaattgagtgcccatatagttaaattcttgaccaaattgcatcatgcaaacattaggcacaaaaccctaaaaataattgttagcATTTGGAGGTTTCATTGCAGAACAAATTCTATAGAAATTTTCCAAATGTTCATGTGGGCATTCTCCTGCAAAtccatgaaacttagggagcagATATATCAGTCCAGCGCTTAGAACGcaatgaatatcatcctttGTAGGTGGGACCGGCTCACTAGGAGCGCTCTTAGGAATTTGAGGATGATCCATATTTTTCTCAGTATTAAAATCAGCACGAGAATCAGAGTAATATGCAGAAAGAGAATCATAATTACAGGCACTCGCAGAATAAGCACtattcacaaaatcaaaataggtagacatggaaaataaaaagtaaaaactaaaaactaaaaattataaaacagaTAAAACATAACACAATTAATCATGCTACATGCACAAACAAGAcagaacataataaatttttttattttttttttatttttttattttttatttttttttatttaacagataaaacACATGCGACACACAtacagaacatcacatcacaacacaaaataaaacacaacacaattaaacatggTTCAGATACAAACAAgacagaacaaaattaaaaactttttttttttttttaaaaaaatttttttttttaattgacaaacataatacaaaacacaacacaataaaaatataaaagacaaaacatatattacaaccacgtaataaaacaaaaacagtaaaaatctaaaacaagaacctggactaaagtgacaacgccgccaaaatttgctgaaggtgtcgttgtcgcctacaaaaatatacaagacaaaacacacaaaacaaacatattaacagaacaaaactttatacaacaaaaatctaaaaccaaaccgtcattggtccccggcagcggcgccaaaatctgatacgactgtcgcggtcatacaaatttgatgtgcaattataatgcagtatagactaggaagtgactcctaggtcgtctctcaaggaccaatatttgTGCTCGGTCTTAGAttaaacacgtagtggggggtttgtgaatgttttgtgcggtaaataaaatttaaaactggaatttaaacacaactcaatttaaaaacactaaaataaattttaaagacgGTAAAAGCAAACGGTAAAAACGAAACAGTAAAATTCAGAAACGGTAAAAACGAAAAcggtaaataaaaaataaataaacttttgacaAAGTTTAAAATGTGAAATAAAACATGAAACTGAGATGAAAGTGAATTAAGCAGAAAATTGcattaatttagaaaatgacAGTGAATTGATCAAAGATTTAAACGTGCAAACGGAATTTTAGACCAAAGgtaatttgcaaataaaatttaacaacaaTCAATGAAGAACACACTGGAATTTAAGATTCAATTGAAACTGGAAAAGAAATCCAaaaacctccccaaaggggaggagaaaaatgaaagcacattcctactcctaaaatctGATTGTTTCTTCTCTGCTGCTGCTTGCAATTTTATAGCACTTCTCTGAACAAACTCCCGTATTCTCCTCCTTCATTTCAGCGTCTTGTTTTGTCTATTGTCCCCCTATAGCTTCCTTTCTATTCTTAGCTTTGAAGACTTTCTTAGCTAAATGTTCACTTCCTTGGACGTATGAAAATAGGTGGGACCCTCCATTCTTCACCTAAACttgtcatcttcttcattcaatctCGTTGCACACCCTTGCTGCCATCTCCTCCAAGCTTTGCTTCTCTATGGATGTGTGAATCAGCAACTGCACCGTGAGCTTGCTATCTTCAACCAAGAGCAACTCCTGCTGGATTTGACTTCAGTTCTGCCTTGGGCCGTGTATGCCTCTCCCTTCCAGCTCCAATTCCATTTGACGCTTGCTGCTGCATGGGAGAAACCAACCGAGACACCTTGCTCACGGTTACTGTATGTGGCTGGACCGTGAAGGTAGCTAGGAGGATGAAGTCCTTGCTGCTGTCTGGACCAGCCGTGAGCTGTGTTGCCATTTTCTGGACGATGCAGCTAGATGTTTCTCAAAGAAAACCGTGAATGGTAGCTGCTCCAAACTGCtggatttcttcttcttcaactcagTAGATACTCCTTCAACTCCTTTATGTGAGCTGCAGCAAAATAATAGAGAAACCGTGAGGTGGCCCCTTCATTCAACAAGTTTCACGGCTGCACACTCCAAAATGAATTCTCCAATGTTAAGAAGTGGTGGTCCcctttcatcatttttttaatgtgatttCTAGTCCACTTTGATTCCACGTACATGGCTTCATGTTTTGCCAAGATGAAATGACCAATGGGCCCCATGTGTTTGTCCAATCAAAATAGAAAACCTTTGGATGTGCCAAAGTGTTTGGCCGTGGTAGTGGAGTTGTTTTTTAATTCTTTGCTACTTCATTCACGTAAGTGACTAAATGGTGGTCCCTCCATTATGTTTCACGGCCTCCTTCATTTTGTTAAGCcaaagagaaaattttcaatccTAGGTGGCGCGGCTCCCACTTTGATTGCATCCAAAACATGTGATACTTGCTTTTAGATTGAAAATGCCGTGACACCACTTTTCTAGGAAGCCtaacagaaaaattaaactCCTTCCTCCAAAACGGATCAACACATCTTTCtctaaaaataaatgaatggaGCATAGCTTCTTCCTAGAACAACACAGTGTGCAAATGAGTATTCTTCTAAATGTTCcaatttgtatttccaaaattttccctgcaattactaatgaaaataattagctcagatagttcaaattaattaaaataagaatttctgattgaattaagcacaattagaaaatacagaaaaatatcggacatttaagcacaattccctgattaattatagcacaataaactaagtgaagtgaagaaaatattgattcatcactagctttccccaatcattccctaacaattgctctccaaattgaggagcaaagttaggtatcattccagcTTTTCTTTCCATAAGGAGTCTCCTGTCTtgcaccaccttgaagtgcttctcatgtttccgagagaggaacctactagaatggggctgttctggttccttttcctttctcttggttgccatggttttcaatctttttcctgaagaagatgccattcctgcaatcaaatacagatacaaaaccacagaacatgatgttaatcattagtcaAACACAGAATACAACTCCTTTTCGGAGCTAAACCACCGTTGAGGGTCAGATTTACCCCTCAGCGTCACCAGTGCCACGcataaaatcaaaaaaatcaaatctggcagagtgccgctcagcggcaatttacccctcagcggtaactttgcagagttttgaaaaacctctttttaagctgtcctaactccacccaaatgcaattttcagttttctagatcaaaatcatgcagtttaatcggttcaaacatcaattatatcatcaaatcatgcatagaaatcaaaacccctaaatattcatgctttgacaatcacattaaaaattaagaaccctagaatgaacaaaatgctttacttacttgggtggagatactagatgcaatgagaatgcttccaagctaagatgctctcttccaaccccaaactttgatgaaACACacgtgagaaagtgagtggaagagaaaattttcaaaagagaagagggaaaagatgtggaaaaccttggaaaaggtatgtgggagtgtttgtgcagagaagagcctgaaaatagaagcttatgcgcagcttagggtataaaaataccctaatgggctcgggttccgctaaggggaactaaagcccattctGCAAGAGTACCTCTCAGCGGtaagttgccgctcagcggtaagttgccgctcagcggcactttcgtgaagtgctcttctcctttCTTGCTTAACCTAAGTGCCTCCtagacatgcccctcactggttccctgttATCCAATGTTTAGaatacttatgcaaaccctattatgcaactaaaatgaaacaaacaaaaacaatcaatcaactgggttgcctcccaagtaacgcttgtttaacgtcacgagcctgacccaaaatccaccaacacccatcagtaggtgcaaaattttctcaccaacacccatcagtaggtgttacaatcttaccaacacccatcagtaggtgttacaaacttagcatccttcagtagaagCTGTatccacctagcatccttcagtagatgctatattcAAACaagtatttacaaaaaatactgtccacaaattaaaagttacaaaccaaactaaaattaaaagtttttaattcactgggttgcctcccagcaagcgctcttttaacgtcattagcttgacccagcaAAGCTCAAGTTCTCtcatagttgatgttgttatcccaccaactcctcagctgtTTCCTGTGCACTGTTTTGAATCTTTTAAAATGtggagattcaatctctatcatctccttctctttatagcctttcacaacccacaacttgtttttggttctcacaggtgtaccaagttggggtcttccTTTC contains:
- the LOC128196555 gene encoding uncharacterized protein LOC128196555, with amino-acid sequence MASSSGKRLKTMATKRKEKEPEQPHSSRFLSRKHEKHFKVVQDRRLLMERKAGMIPNFAPQFGEQLLGNDWGKLATYPAPANIAVVKEFYTNAKKIGDYPAENYLGYVRGHAIRLIE